One Spirochaeta africana DSM 8902 genomic window carries:
- the glnA gene encoding type I glutamate--ammonia ligase, with protein MTAQEIMKMIRENDVKYIDLQFGDMFGRLNHTTFLAKNFDADQIESGIPFDGSSIRAWKSIEKSDMIFRPDPRTAFIDPFREQTTLVMFGDIWEPRTNERYDRAPRNIAHKAVEYMKSLGLGDQIFFGPEPEFFIFDSVRVGTSPQSSFYEIETIEGPWTMGEDGHNLGHKIKHKAGYFPATPQDTQMDLRSEITSHMEDMGITVYLHHHEVGTAQGEIGIKFGDIITAGDLVHKYKYAVKNTAYKYGKTATFMPKPMFMDNGSGMHVHASIWKDGENLFAGDGYANLSQTALYAIGGLLKHGRAIQAFTNPTANSYRRLVPGYEAPVKLAYSATNRSAAVRIPYVDNDKARRFEFRCGDASGSAYLNFAAMTMAMIDGIRNKIDPGAALDKNLYDLPPEEAAAIPSTCPTLEEAIDEMLRDKDWLTAGDVFTDEFIEAYVGYRREEEVEPIKLQPTPLEFELYYDV; from the coding sequence ATGACTGCTCAGGAAATTATGAAGATGATTCGCGAGAACGATGTCAAGTACATCGACCTCCAGTTCGGCGATATGTTCGGCAGACTGAACCACACAACCTTTTTGGCTAAAAACTTCGATGCTGATCAGATCGAAAGCGGTATTCCATTCGATGGATCTTCGATCCGTGCCTGGAAATCAATCGAGAAGTCCGACATGATCTTCCGACCGGATCCGCGAACCGCATTTATCGACCCCTTTCGCGAACAGACCACCCTGGTCATGTTTGGCGATATCTGGGAGCCGCGCACCAACGAACGCTATGATCGCGCGCCGCGCAACATCGCCCACAAGGCTGTTGAATACATGAAGAGCCTTGGGCTCGGCGACCAGATCTTTTTTGGTCCGGAACCCGAGTTCTTTATCTTTGACAGCGTGCGTGTTGGCACCAGCCCGCAGAGCTCGTTCTATGAGATCGAAACCATCGAGGGCCCCTGGACAATGGGCGAGGACGGACACAACCTGGGGCACAAAATCAAGCACAAGGCCGGGTACTTTCCCGCAACACCCCAGGATACCCAGATGGATCTGCGCTCCGAGATTACCTCGCACATGGAGGATATGGGTATCACGGTATACCTGCATCACCATGAGGTCGGCACCGCACAGGGCGAGATCGGTATCAAGTTCGGCGACATTATTACTGCCGGGGACCTGGTACACAAGTACAAGTATGCTGTAAAGAATACCGCATACAAGTACGGCAAGACTGCAACCTTTATGCCCAAGCCGATGTTCATGGACAACGGCAGCGGGATGCATGTCCATGCATCCATCTGGAAGGACGGCGAGAACCTGTTTGCCGGCGATGGCTATGCCAACCTGAGCCAGACCGCTCTGTATGCTATCGGCGGACTGTTAAAGCATGGTCGTGCCATACAGGCCTTTACCAACCCTACCGCCAACTCCTATCGGCGTCTGGTTCCGGGATATGAGGCCCCGGTCAAGCTGGCCTACAGTGCGACCAACCGTTCGGCTGCGGTTCGTATCCCGTATGTCGACAATGACAAGGCTCGTCGCTTCGAGTTCCGCTGTGGCGATGCCAGTGGTTCGGCCTATCTGAACTTTGCCGCAATGACCATGGCCATGATTGACGGCATCCGCAATAAAATCGATCCGGGCGCTGCCCTGGATAAAAACCTGTACGATCTGCCGCCGGAAGAGGCTGCTGCTATCCCCAGCACCTGCCCGACCCTGGAAGAGGCAATCGACGAAATGCTGCGCGACAAAGACTGGCTGACAGCCGGTGATGTATTCACCGACGAGTTTATCGAGGCCTACGTCGGATATCGCCGCGAAGAGGAAGTCGAGCCGATCAAGCTGCAGCCGACTCCCCTTGAATTCGAGCTGTACTACGACGTGTAA
- a CDS encoding fimbria/pilus outer membrane usher protein produces the protein MHSSLISSLEDYILPEILQQLPDHPEFIPLRHLDNAGLPVVFDEENAVLRIRPQQGTQPVTGVSLHQSSYPPTDQLTPGAILSSFLNIEGTAGIRYDSAAETETHSLAVGLASGLTWEIQPLTSYLHLYGSTVLDSTTAAPAAAEDLYLRYDYPPWLLSVDAGTVSLPPIGITSGAPRMYGIAIRRDDSLSPFQVTSSMGSIDIFLQRPSIIRILVDNQEVDKLELQAGPYRIEDIPLPAGRTTVTIEITDDLNRTERHEHRRFGFPSLLSPGTQQFSAAAGVLRQHTDFPVVGGNYHYGISPRVTIGSGLVTSRYEQLASLTGLIAAPAGNLQLTLASHFDADWDLDTAAQFEYQLQFSGNPQLPRIHAGARLLGPRLRTPSPIENPGNREHISIFTSVGQNLSPNLGLAATIRGSLRREPASDMVLLSLTAYSRHDRGANLSIRGSVQVYPDSPPEPRLGIHYSYSPGSEEGRRPTVSVYQDIREGSNAISAGMPVYEGHDTSIYASTNLQNPQLSSPDDPGHLAPAAGASLRLRSSVFEGDLSGRWSRHQSGHGSVREANLGFGTGLAYADGAIAATRPNRGAFVIAVPHPGFHDKQVSLSTESGRGNTRIWPWGTGIISNLRPYGYYSLYPDAPDLPEGYSFGTHRFIIQPGVQQGIRIMLGSPATVVLATSLRKSSGDLLPLAAGRVFHYESPVHPSLPEHGERFFSNRQGELELYDLVPGMYRIELNDGRSGTFTIPEDASGRYHLEAVYVE, from the coding sequence GTGCATAGCTCGCTTATTTCCAGCCTCGAGGACTACATCCTCCCGGAAATTCTCCAGCAACTGCCCGATCACCCAGAGTTCATACCTCTACGACACCTTGATAATGCCGGTTTACCGGTAGTATTCGACGAAGAAAACGCCGTGCTCCGTATCCGGCCTCAGCAAGGAACCCAGCCAGTCACCGGTGTTTCGTTACACCAAAGCAGTTATCCGCCAACTGACCAGCTTACCCCGGGGGCTATCCTCAGCAGTTTTCTGAATATAGAAGGAACAGCAGGCATACGCTATGACTCAGCGGCAGAAACCGAGACGCATTCACTGGCTGTCGGGTTGGCATCGGGGCTCACCTGGGAGATCCAGCCGCTGACCAGCTATCTGCATCTGTACGGTTCCACTGTGCTTGACTCAACAACCGCTGCTCCGGCTGCTGCCGAGGATCTCTACCTGCGCTATGATTACCCCCCATGGCTACTGAGCGTCGATGCTGGCACGGTATCACTACCACCGATCGGCATTACCTCCGGTGCTCCTCGGATGTACGGTATTGCAATTCGGCGGGATGACAGCCTTTCCCCGTTCCAGGTTACCAGCAGCATGGGCAGTATTGATATTTTTCTACAGCGCCCGTCTATCATCCGGATACTGGTCGATAATCAGGAAGTAGACAAGCTTGAGCTGCAAGCAGGACCGTACCGTATAGAAGATATCCCTCTCCCGGCCGGACGCACAACTGTAACAATCGAGATAACCGACGACCTCAATCGTACCGAGCGGCATGAGCATCGACGCTTTGGCTTTCCCAGCCTGTTATCACCAGGAACACAGCAATTTTCTGCCGCTGCTGGTGTACTACGGCAGCACACCGATTTTCCTGTTGTTGGCGGAAATTATCACTATGGCATATCACCACGCGTGACGATTGGCAGCGGCCTGGTGACTTCCCGATACGAGCAGCTGGCCTCCCTGACAGGATTGATTGCCGCACCGGCCGGAAACCTGCAGCTCACCCTAGCAAGCCATTTTGATGCCGACTGGGACCTAGACACAGCCGCTCAGTTCGAGTATCAACTTCAGTTCTCCGGCAACCCACAACTTCCACGAATACATGCCGGGGCGCGGTTGCTTGGCCCGCGGCTAAGGACACCGTCACCAATTGAGAACCCGGGGAACCGGGAACACATCTCCATATTTACCAGTGTTGGCCAGAATCTGAGCCCGAACCTGGGTCTAGCCGCGACTATCCGCGGTAGTCTGAGACGTGAACCCGCATCTGATATGGTGCTGTTATCACTTACCGCCTATTCCCGCCATGATCGCGGCGCAAATTTATCGATACGCGGTTCTGTCCAGGTGTATCCTGATTCACCGCCTGAACCTCGCCTGGGTATCCACTATAGCTACTCACCAGGATCCGAAGAGGGCCGGCGTCCCACGGTGAGCGTTTATCAGGATATAAGGGAAGGCAGCAATGCTATTTCAGCGGGCATGCCGGTGTACGAAGGTCATGATACCTCGATCTATGCCTCGACCAACCTGCAAAACCCACAGCTGAGCAGTCCTGATGATCCAGGCCATTTGGCTCCAGCAGCGGGTGCATCGCTGCGATTGCGGTCATCAGTTTTCGAAGGAGATTTGAGTGGTCGCTGGAGCCGGCATCAATCCGGACACGGCTCTGTACGGGAAGCAAACCTCGGGTTTGGTACCGGCCTGGCGTATGCCGATGGTGCGATTGCGGCAACTCGCCCCAATCGCGGAGCATTTGTCATAGCGGTACCGCATCCCGGATTTCACGACAAGCAGGTAAGCCTCTCTACCGAATCCGGGCGGGGAAACACCCGAATTTGGCCATGGGGAACCGGGATTATATCCAACCTTCGCCCCTACGGATATTATTCCCTGTATCCTGATGCGCCGGATCTCCCCGAGGGATATTCTTTTGGCACCCATAGATTTATCATTCAGCCGGGAGTACAGCAAGGTATCCGGATCATGCTCGGGTCCCCCGCAACGGTTGTCCTGGCGACTTCACTGCGGAAAAGCAGCGGAGATCTGCTGCCACTGGCAGCAGGTCGGGTGTTCCATTATGAATCCCCAGTACATCCCTCACTCCCGGAGCACGGCGAACGCTTTTTCTCCAACCGCCAGGGCGAGCTGGAGCTGTATGACCTGGTTCCTGGAATGTACAGAATAGAGCTGAACGATGGCAGAAGCGGCACCTTCACTATACCCGAGGATGCCTCGGGCAGATATCACCTGGAGGCAGTTTATGTTGAGTAA